The following nucleotide sequence is from Sander vitreus isolate 19-12246 chromosome 3, sanVit1, whole genome shotgun sequence.
aaccctaacctctgTTTCCAACCCTTCAATCTCCCTCTCTCACCCACAAATGTATTCCGTCCTTGTGTCTCTGCCCAGGTGCCTTTTTGCTGCCCTACCTGTTGATGGCGGTGTTTGGAGGTGTCCCTCTCTTCTACATGGAGCTGGCTCTTGGCCAGTTCCACCGTAATGGCTGCATCTCCATCTGGAAACACATCTGCCCCATCTTCAAAGGTAACAGGAgtggagagaaaacagaacacacagagaaaggaGTTAGTAGCAATAGCTTGGATTAAAAGGTAAGAAGAGTACATGAGAGAACAGCGCTCACTAACAGGAAAACTGGTAGTgctagaagaaaaaaagacagagaaggaCAGCGTCAAGCCATCAGAGCCTGAGAGACAGCTCATTTAACCTCCTTGTCCCCCTCAGTACCATTCCCTTGAAGAGCATCCCTAGCATCTTGTACATCGAATGAGATATTCTGAGTCTCTGTTATGGAAATTGTCACATTTCCATGCCAAATGCCAGATGCCCAGACATGTGATAGTATGTTGGCTgttgttgtttggaaatgtcaCCCACTTACCCAATAGCAACTTGAATTAGCTTAAAAACACCACTGATGTCTCTTCAAGGAGTGACTGACTGGTGCCGCATACTAcacaaaatatttgttttcttaatAAAAACTTAGATGGGAAGTTACTCAGGATTTTTCTTatctcttttatttttgtacTAACAATCATTTTCCCCACTCAACCAGGGATCGGCTTTGCCATTTGCATCATAGCCCTCTACATATCCTTCTACTACAACACCATCATGGCCTGGGCCTTGTACTATCTACTGTCATCGTTCCGGCCCACCCTGCCCTGGACTACCTGCACCAACAGCTGGAACACAGCTAACTGTAAACGTTATATGTCCACCGACCACAATGTGTCGTGGTCCAACTTCTCCACCTCCCCCGCCGAGGAGTTCTATACGTAAGTGCATGTAAGTCGGATGTACGTAGAGGCGTAGGGGGAGAGCTACACAGGAGGGAGACGTCAAGTGCAGGAGGGAGGATGACTTCCAGAGAGCAATTACAGGGTTGGTTCTGGTGTTTAAGTGCCCTGGCAGATTTACCACATTCCCGCTATTCAAAATCCACTTGGTTCATAGCTTGTGAAGACATAGCAGGATGAAGTTATCCGAATTTCCTAATACTGTAGGAATCACTGATCTCATCTGAGATGGTCAGAAATACAGAAGTGATACAGGAGTAACATaccatgtgaaaaaaaatacgACATAACCTCACACATAATATTTACTGTGTGACAGTTAACTAAGGATACAAATAAAATTCAAAGCTGATGATTTGTACCAGAGGAACACCTGTGGAATAGCTAATATCAAAGGTAGACTTTAGGTCAATcaggaaagacaacacaagttAGCCAGAATGCTTTATTTGATCGACTTTATTTGATAGACTTTGGCGTTGACTCTGTCGATTAGATTTATGGGGATAGAGCTCTATAAATAGCAGTCAATTGGAGCTCCTCCTAGGGAGCCATAAACGGGGCCTTGACAACGGTGGTGCTGGGGTGGTGGAGGAGCGAACTGAGAAGCTGTATACGTAAACTAGACTGCACATTACACTAGACATGACAGCAATGAGATAAAACAGATAAGGTGTTAAAGATGATAATTGTCTTCCTGTGCTAAAAACTTCTTTTGATATTCGCATTACAAAGCTGCATTATTGACATATGAAATATATGGTTATAACTAGTTTTATAGAAAACCTGAAGAGGATAGAATATACCAACATGAATGTCCACATAATTCAGGGTCAGTCAAGTCACTTAGAATAGTCACTTTTATGAAATGTTACAAGTAATACATTCCTTAGTATTATTAACTTTGCTGTGAAACACGTTTGAAAGTTGCCAAGTGTGATTCCATTTTTACTTCTATTGACTAGCAAACAATTGTTCTCAGTCTCACTTTAATTTAGCATGCCTAAATTTGAACTAGCCCTTAAGTTTAAGAAGCAGGTGgcggacgagagagagagagagagagagagagagagagagagagagagagagagagagagagagagagaaagagctgttCATTCCTTAAATCCCCCAGATACAAATAtgctcatttatttaaaaaaaaaaaaaaaaaggttttaaatgaaactcaaactgattatttatattattctaAGTGTTAATCAATCCTTGACATGCTGCTTTCACGGTAATTAACTCAAGTCACTCAACTCAGTCAAGGGGTATTAATGGGTATTAATGTTACTGTAACCTAAAACCTCCTTCTTATTCCTGACTGCTTTTTTGGCTCAGACTTATCAGCTTCTCACTCGACCGTGTTTGTCTGTCCACTGAGACAGATTCAGGGTTTATCCGTAGTTGACTTTTCCTAATACAGATTTTAAAGTAACAAATTCCGCAACTCAGTCTGGCGCCAGAATTTCCTGTTTTTAACATAAATCAAGTCTCTGTTTTATCGTACGAGCTTTGTGTGCATAACCTGTGACCAGATGTTAACCTCACTGTTCATTTCAGCctcctactttttttttctcacttttgctTGTTTAAACTGCTATACTTTTAGTCTAATCTCCTTATAGTTTCTCTTCTGTGAACTTTCATTACTGCCAATTTAATctatgtctatgtctgtgtatcatgtttgtgtgtatatttgtcatTCTTCTCATATTGCCCAAAGAGGTTATACCCCTATATTTTTCCCCTGTGTCCTGTTTATTACCCTCTGACCTCCCCATACCTTTATTATTCTCCTCTTCTTTGTACCTTTTCTTACCTTCTAATTTGTTTTGCTGTTCCTCTCTTCCTGCCACATATCTTTCTTTCCATGCTCTATCAATTTCCTCTGCTTTCCAAACTTCCCAACATCCCTTCTATCCACCCTATCTTTGTATTCTCACATTGTCTTATCTTCTCTGTCACTTCTTATTATTCTGCACATTCTTCTCCTGCCCTGTACCATCTTCCTTCCCCTGCTCTCTTCCACTTTTCCTCCCTACATCTCCTGCCGTTTCCTCTTATGTCATCTCTCTATAAGCAATCGCCTTGACTACTCTCTTTGCACCCCCTTCATTCTCACCTCTCAATCCCAACATCCCTCCTGCCTCGTTTCCTCCCTCCAGTCGCCAGGTGTTGCAGGTCCACCTCTCCCCAGGTCTGCACCAGCTGGGCTCTGTCAGCTGGCAGCTGGCCCTCTGCCTGCTCTTCATCTTCACCATCATCTACTTCAGCATCTGGAAAGGAGTCAAGACGTCTGGAAAGGTAACTGATGGGGCGCCTGCATGGCTAATGGGGGTGTCAGTTagagtggatggatggatggagtgatGGAGTCTgagaggcagagaaaaagaTGGTTGTACTGCTGTCATCTCTTAACCCTCAGTATTATTCATCATTATGATAAGAAAAGTTGGTTAGAATAGCAGTCAAAAAGTAATTATTGAGTATGACCGGATAATAGCTGCTGTGATTGACTAGGCATAAGAGTTTATCAACAGAAAAGTGAATAGTTTTTCCTCTTGTCTGCATTAGGTAGTTTGGGTGACTGCTACCTTTCCTTACCTGGTCCTGCTGGTGTTGCTCATCCGTGGGGCCACTCTGCCAGGGGCCTGGAGGGGCGTGGTTTTCTATCTCAAACCTGATTGGGAGAAACTGCTAAGCaccacagtaagtcagtagtgcAATCTAGCAAGGCTGTCCTTGATCTCTCGGTTTGATATTTTGGTGTCGGTATCATCTTTGTACAAACTTCTTGTCTTGACATCTGAACATTGTTCAACCTCACACTCTCTCAGGTGTGGATTGATGCAGCAGCTCAGATCTTCTTCTCACTGGGTCCAGGGTTTGGTGTGCTCCTTGCCTTTGCCAGCTACAACCCGTTTTACAACAACTGCTACAAGTGAGAACTtttcttttacacacatttcATTGTATATTTCATACTACAATGAAACCTACCTGCTTAACGAGCTAAATGCTACTTcaggggcttttccaccttcaccaaaaaaagaagaagaaatcctTTAACTTTTTTAATCTAACATCCATCTATACAGGTGGAATAATAACCTGCCTAGAGCACAAAGGTTGCAAAAGCTCAAAGATGAATATGTGACGTTCTCCCTAACTCTGTCGTCTCCCTGCCACCCAAACCTCTCTTTTCTCCATCTCAGAGATGCTTTGATCACCAGCTCTGTGAACTGTCTGACTAGCTTTCTGTCTGGCTTCGTCATCTTTACCGTGTTGGGCTACATAGCTGAGATGAGGCACCTGGATGTGGATGCTGTGGCCAAGGATGCTGGTAGAAAAACAACTAACCAACACAatccctaatatatatatatatataattctttACTCAGCCTCACACTGTTGGGAAAAAAACCCAATGCATTCTAGATTGAATTTATCTAAATGTTACATAGGACAGCCTTTGACATCATATGAGCACAAAGTGTTCATTTAACctgcctctctttcttctctccagGTCCCAGTCTGCTGTTCATCGTTTATGCAGAAGCCATAGCAAATATGCCTGGTGCTACTTTCTTCGCCATCATCttcttcctcatgatcattatGCTGGGTCTGGATAGCACGGTTAGTTTGTTGATTACTCAGTGAAAAGGTTAAGACACAAGTCAGTGTTCTGTTTGCTAAATGTTCTTTGTATCCTCACATGTTCCTCTCTCCTTGTTTTAATCTACCTGATTCTGTTGTTGGCTCTTGTGTGCACTTTCAAACCTAGATACAGAGGTTTCATGTTTGCCTTGTCATATAGGCAAATGCCTTGTTCTGTTTGACTTGTATCTGCCTGTTGTACTCGTTGCTCCGTAAATGTGTCAGGTATTATTTGTCTTTGCTGTTCCATTTTGGATAACAGTCAGCGAAAACAATGTGATAGGACTTTCATATCACTGTTGTGTGGCGATCTTGTCTCCATAAACCTGTGTTTATCTGCTCTGAGGCAGCCAGCTGGAGAGACCCGCAAGCCTGTTATCACGTACTAATAATCAGTGTGGAATCAGCATCGGGGTTGCTATGCTCCTTGATTTTATTATTGAGGATATTACTGCAAAACTTGTCGCTGTGTTCATATTTATGTTGGAACGGCTTCACTTtagtatctttatttttttgtggccATTGTTCAAGGGATAGGATACAGAAGGCACCTTTGGGTGGATGAACTGCGGATTGTCAAAAGAGTGTCATACTAATGCTGGACTGACTTGATCAAATAGCTGATTAGCAACACGTAACATAGgttttcttctcctttctttatcttctgcctcttttttttcattctgcaCCCTCTGATGAGTCCTTCTCTGCTTATTTCCATCTTCCCTCACATCCTTGGTGTACTCCTCTCTCCAGTTTGCGGGGTTGGAGGGGGTGATCACCGCTATGCTAGATGAGTTCCCCCATGTCCTGTCTAAGCGACGAGAGCAGTTTGTCCTAGGCCTGGTGTGCGTTTGCTACCTCGGGGCTCTCTCCACACTCACATATGTAAGTAAAAtaatcacattacacacacacttacaatcAAAATGGCATATATTATAAAAACATCATGCACAATTCACTTAAATTTGAAAATACCTCTAATATCACAGATACATCTATTTATTCCACCTGACTGACTAAAAAGCTGTATTGTGATCCTCTGCGACTAATAAGAAACTTTAATTAAAGACTTCATTTAATGCCCATAATTTCTCACATCCTGAATttacattcaaatgttttttttactgctgtATTTTAAGTAATGTGATGGATCGCACTTAACAATTAGCTTAGATTAAAGTAATCCGTTAATCTACAACCATAAGCAACATTCTCTAATCATTGTTTTAGCCTTTTCAGATAAAGCCTCTTGCATAAGAGTAATTTGTGAatagcttctctctctctctctctctctctctctctcatcttgtCTGCTGTGTCAGGGAGGAGCATTTGTGGTGAAGCTGTTTGAGGAGTATGCTACAGGCCCTGCAGTCATCACTGTGGTCCTGCTTGAAGTCATCGCCGTTTCCTGGTTCTACGGCAAGTTTGAGTGATGTTgattgtgatgatgatggtgacaTGTTGGTACCTTATTGTGAATGACAGCAAAAATTTGTTGGAAAGAGAGAcacaatactgtattgatattTGTTGTTGAGCACAGATTGTGAACTTGTGATGCTGATTTATTACGATACTGTaatttctctgtgtctgtgtagttTCAGTCACAGATACAtgagagaaaagggaaaaagtTGCACTCCTAGTATTTGGGGCtttgtagatagatagataactttatttatccccacGCCGAAATTAAGGTGTCTTCGCAGCCAGGTACTTAAATACAGTTACAACATAAAACACTAccattacagtacaatacattaaaatacaatacagtacAGTCACGATACAATACAAATGCACTTAAAAAGGAGGGATACAAATTCAACTACAGTGGGACTGCATAATAAATAAGGTGCAGAGAGGACGTAAGGCAACTATATTAATGTGTTTGTACACAATATACGCATCCATTCCAGCACAGCTCAACAGCCAGCAtggcaacaaggcaattcaaagtgatttacataaaacattaaagagtagttaaaaaaacgattaaaagtaaattaaaacattaaagagcgtttaaaacaatttaaaaaaatgtaaaagatgagaataaaatgtacagtgcagtataagttAACCGAGTCCAACTCAGGCATCCCAGGGGActtatgttttctgttgcaactcAGGTTCCAAACCTGTGCTCCCACAGGGCTTTACCAGTTCCAAACTGGGCTTTCTTGCCACCCATCTTGGCGTGgaaaaagtcattttattttaaaatatagtcGTCACTATAAGTCTTAGTTTCTTTCTTGGAAAAACCTTCGCAAAAACCCTTTTGGTTGAAATTCACACTTTTTGTTATTAGTGGTCTTATTTCAACCGTAAATCCCTTTTATATTCGTGAAAAGTTGTTTCTTATTAAACCCACACAATGCAATCTGGAATAatgatgacaaaaatgttgtcgcaaaatgaaaaacagatagAATACGAAAATAAGAGTTACGGTGCAGTATGAGAaattaagaaatgaacaatCCACCCATCTTGGCGTGGAAAAAgtactttcattttaaaatatagtcGTCACTATAAGTCTTAGTTTCTTTCTTGGAAAAACCTTCGCAAAAACCCTTTTCGTTGAAATTCACACTTTTTGTCATTAGTGGTCTTATTTCAACCGTAAATCCCTTTTATATTCGTAAAAGGTTGTTTCTTATTAAACCCACACAATGCAATCAGTTACAGTGcggtataagaaattaagaaatgaacaattatttaaagaaaggcaaaatcaaaaagaaaagtcttcagccttgatttaaaagaactgagagttgcggtggacctgcagttttcgcgcttctccctgtttagttctgactctggggataagcagacctgtcccggacgacctgagaggtctgggtgtagcagcagatcagaaatgtattgtgGCCCTAAACCGTATAGTGATTTACAAACCAGCAAAAGtaatttgaaatcaattctttgaggcactggaagccagtgtaaagacttcagaactggagtgatgtgatccactctcttggtcttagtgaggactcgagcagcagcgttctgaatcagctgcggctgtctgattgattttttaggtaGACCTATACAGACACCGTTACAATAATCAAGTCTattgaagataaaagcatggacaagtatTTCCAAATCCAGCTGAGACAtaattcctttaacccttgagatattcttaaggtgataataggctgactttgtaattgtcttaaaggacaattccggcgcaaaacgaacctaggggttattaacatgtgtgtacccactctgtcgctctctgggacatgttttcatgctaatctaatgagtttttagcttgaaagacgctagcgcggaccgctgattagctcacaatgctagtattcggggcacagggaacgtaaaaacaaatcgctatttataccactaaaaaggctcaaaatatcaccaaacttcaacggtagcataatgagggtccctaaatgttaaccgaagcattgagaactttgtaagtgtacagacagtttattgaaaagatagattataaagacactcgcgttcatgtttacatgccgccgccgtcttggaaaccagtcatgacttacagctggcaatgcaaactaaaatcaaaagcaatttgctcaatatatctgaaataatcgcactctgcataacttgtctagtgtacttactcagtggataactgtccatctggtccctccggtctgggtcgccgaaaaagttttaagtacagccctgtttatcagaaaggggctgtacaaaacactgcatctcttgggtgtcgcgacacaacaggtcccactctgtgcaacacagacactcctgatcggtggccatagcttcacaatgtccgcaggtacaccaccagtttcccgaagtacgaggctgtgttgagGCATTGACTActggtagctctctctctctctcgtagccctttcacggagctcccgcagctcttcgttcaaaaaactgtctgtacacttacaaagttctcaatgcttcggttaacattttgggaccctcattatgctaccgttgaagtttggtgatattttgagcctttttagtggtataaatagcgatttgtttgtttttacgttccctgtgccccaaatactagcgttgtaagctaatcggcggtccgcgctagcgtctttcaagctaaaaactcattcgattagcatgtcccagagagcgacagagtgggtacacatctgttaataagccctaggtttgttttgcgccggaattgtcctttaatgtggctgttgaaattcagatctgagtccatgactacacccagatttctggctttgtctgttgtttttaacattgtcgtatgaagctgagcgctgacttttaattgttcctcttttgctccaaaaacaaccacctcacttttttcttcatttaatttaagaaagtcctggcacatccagtcgttaagttgttcaatgcacttagtcagtttttgtattggattacagtcccctggcgataaggttatgtaaatttgtgtgtcgtcCGTATAACTATGGTAatttatttagttgttttccataatctgagccagtggaagcatgtagatgttaaacagaagagggcccagaatggagccttggggaaatCTGcatgtcatatttgtatgctcagatacATAATTACCTATAGCTGCAGGAAAGGAACCTGCTTCGGCTTTCAGCTAAAATTGCAATAAGAAGCAGTGTTTGATATGCACCAGactgaaatccattctgttttgaatgtgtggctAACCATTTTGCCAGCagcgtgttagcatttgaacaaagtgctgtgtgtccacagtgtgtgcagactgtagttacaATTTTGCTTGAGGCCTCTTGGAGGAGCAACACTTAGGGATGTTGTTAGACTAGCTTCTTACACCTACAGATAACAGTAAACCGATGGTGGATTGAGTTACATGGTCACTAAGTGTTAGGTTTTAGTTTGTGATCTCCCTGCAGGGCCTCTAACATGTTCCGTTTGTGCTTCAACTTTACTCTGCAAACAAACGTGTATTGGGAATTGCACCCTTCTTGGTGTCCTGCTTGGAAAACTTGTCACTCATCGTGATTATGTCAACCTGGAATTGCCTCCAGCCTGAAAATAAACAGCAAGACATTTgctattaaaatgtgaaaaggtGAAGTGAAAAACATGCCGTTGTTACTTGCATCTATTCTGAATAAAACCAAAGGATGTAGCCAATGGCCAAGTGTGACTTTGCGGACACCGCTTCACTTGGAAGCTCACTGTGCCTCATGTGAAAGTCTGTTTGCCTCCCTAAGTACATTGTTAGAAAGGGTACAACATTCTCTATATGttgatgtaaaataaatgtatgagagttaaaacagttaaacgTAAGTTAAAACTCAGTCAACATTGTACATTTTTCTCCctacatttttttgaaaatgtaggaAAATTTGTTCTGGTCGCAGACATGTAACCGTAGAATTCACCGGACTTAAACTTTTGGCTCTGTTCGTATCAACTGCCGATATaaacaatgaaaagaaataTCTGGAAGGACGCAAACGGTTCCCTAATTGTTATCTGCTCTGTGTCGTATATATTTGAaaccacaaacataaaaaccacATCAATGCGTTCGCCTGACTTTTATCTCTCTGGTGATGATAATATTTTGCCGTTTGGACTCACGGTTTTTGAATTAAGCAACGAACTTTAGAGCTATAATCATCATTAAATGGACATTTTTGACCTGTCAAACATAcagtctccccctccctcctccactcCTTCAGTGCGCAAATCACTTTAGCAACACGTACTGccacaggaggaggagaaaaggagaggacaagaagaggagaggaagaaaggatgaggagaggagatgaagaaaGGAGAAGAGGTGTTATTTGTCATATAACATTATGTCATGATGGACTAACTGACCAACTGACTGACTTCTAACTGACTTCAGGCCTCAACACCAACAGGTGTTTTCGCTTAATCTTTagtttctcttctcctcctggtATTTCTTGTATGATTTAATACAGGAGGCAGTGTTGCAGTTGGTGGACACCGCTTCACTTGGAAGCTCACTGTGCCTCATGTGAAAGTCTGTTTGCCTCCCTAAGCACATTGTTAGAAAGGGTACAACATTCTCTACATGttgatgtaaaataaatgtatgagaGTTAAAACTGTGGATCAATTTGCATCTGCTGCTCCTCACTCAGTCAGTTGGATCCCCAATTCTGAGTCTGTACATTCTATCCAAAACACACTAatgtaaaaactttttttaaaagcctcaaagttgaatatttaaaaaagtattaatgtgatttgaaagttgaatactaccctaacattttaaagtttgaatagAGTTTCTCGAAAAGTCTGAATAACCAAACACAAACTCCTCCTCCTATCATGGagactctttactgtaggccgtgttgtcctctcttttcaggacatgtcaaacagcagattTATTGTTAGCCAGTGTTATTCGGATGTGCACCAAGTAGTAGGCACACTGTCAAAAATTTGTGCGGAATTTTCTAGTTAATCTGTACTGTTGAAGTAATGGAAACTAATAGTGGTCATCTAATAGGGACAGATGAGTTACAGAGTTTAATGACAGTAGGCAGGAATGATTTCCTGTAGCGTTCCTTTGAGCAGCGGggttgagcgtgtgtgtgtgtttgtttgagacAGGTACCAACCGTTTCTGTAATGACATCCAGCTCATGCTTGGTTTCTACCCGGGCTTGTTCTGGAGGATCTGCTGGGTGGCCATCTGCCCCTGCTTTCTGCTGGTAAGGCCTGTGTACAGTATTTACACATAAAGATACAGTAGTCATTAACTTAACAAAATAGTTTAGTCATTTATTATCCTGATGTTTGATTCTTGTTATATCTGAcctcttcttttcttcccaTTCCTGTGTGCAGTTTATCGTCATCAGTTTCCTGGCCTTCCCTCCAGAGGTCAAGTTGTTCAAATACCACTTCCCGCCATGGACCACTGTCCTGGGCTACTGCATTGGGGTGTCATCATTCATCTGTGTGCCTGCTTATATGGTCTACCACTTGCTCAATGCCAAGGGAACATTCAAACAAGTACAgcatttcctttcttttcctttataTTCAATGTCAAGTGTATCTTCTAAATGGTTTCCCTCATTCTCCCCACATGTCCTCTTGCTCTGTCCTTCTCACCCATACCTCAGCTTGACCTTTGTTCTTTTACTGACACCTCTCCAACAACAGGGATTGTCTCTGTTCCTTTGCTTTCCATGCACCGTCAGGGTCTACCCTCTGCAGTGAACACCTGACTGGAGAACAGGATCAAAGAATCACAGAGGAGACACAGGCCAGAGATTAAAGCCAAGCCAAAACCATGAAAAAAGCCATGGCAACTTCAAGGCTCCATAGATGATACagatgatacacacacatgcatacacgtAGGGCATTACCCGATGACACACACCTAACACTCACCACTCACTCATAACCACATCCACAAGCACATTCTGCAACGCATGTGTCGGTTGTCACGTTGCCAGATTTGAGGATAAAGGCTAAACTAAAGCAGACCAGGCTTGTTTCATCAACAGTGCTTTAGCATCGGAGCACCCTGCATGAAAATCTAAGTGTAGCCAAGTCAGTATCCTTGATAAAACTACACTTAAAAACTTGATTATACAGGTTTTAGATATCTGTAtgttatattttgttgtttattgagcTTGGGATCTTTAATATTGCTCCTGTGGGGCCATACCTAAAATGTTAAgttgtttatttgctttttgtAATATATTTTGAGCTTGtacataataaatacaaatacacaatgttttcatcataataataattactatCGTGTAATGCCCCATTGTTAGAGCTGACAGAAGGTAGGAGGACATCAAAGAGGCTGGTAGACAGACATATTTGGCTGTTGTCCAGTGTTGACACTGCTCCCAGAGCACACaatgacactgacacacactgtcATCACACAAGAGTCATGCTTTTGTGTGCACGTGAGTGTGACAGAAGACAGTTTCATTGTAACTTATGGGGACAGATGAGGCTGAGTGAGGTCAAAATGTCAGTggattttttgtgtgtttgttgtgtg
It contains:
- the slc6a4a gene encoding solute carrier family 6 member 4a: METKDMMLTSMLTMDKRENEGEREREKEREEVGGEAEGTQQEHSRPMLADGLAERGPKSLISGSEQQVSNGFTTSTPQSPREGPGSAAFSGGTSSVPGGGTGSSVPLGGLRTLVVQQTSLERPRETWSKKMDFLLSVIGYAVDLGNVWRFPYICYQNGGGAFLLPYLLMAVFGGVPLFYMELALGQFHRNGCISIWKHICPIFKGIGFAICIIALYISFYYNTIMAWALYYLLSSFRPTLPWTTCTNSWNTANCKRYMSTDHNVSWSNFSTSPAEEFYTRQVLQVHLSPGLHQLGSVSWQLALCLLFIFTIIYFSIWKGVKTSGKVVWVTATFPYLVLLVLLIRGATLPGAWRGVVFYLKPDWEKLLSTTVWIDAAAQIFFSLGPGFGVLLAFASYNPFYNNCYKDALITSSVNCLTSFLSGFVIFTVLGYIAEMRHLDVDAVAKDAGPSLLFIVYAEAIANMPGATFFAIIFFLMIIMLGLDSTFAGLEGVITAMLDEFPHVLSKRREQFVLGLVCVCYLGALSTLTYGGAFVVKLFEEYATGPAVITVVLLEVIAVSWFYGTNRFCNDIQLMLGFYPGLFWRICWVAICPCFLLFIVISFLAFPPEVKLFKYHFPPWTTVLGYCIGVSSFICVPAYMVYHLLNAKGTFKQRLLKSITPEPSGEHRDFIVTNAV